The genomic region ttatatttttttgagaTAGTTGCAATTTAATCTAGTTAATTTAAACattgatttgtaaaattgttaaatgttttggtttatgccattgatgaatttatGATGTTTTTAAAGTTTGATGGTAGATTCATAAGCTTGATagttaaataggactattttgtaaaatgactttggttaattttaaagtttaaggactaatttgttaaaatattaaagtTGCATGAAATTCTTGTAAGAAGGTGACAAATATGGGCTGTATAGGGATTATTGAAATTTCAGCTAGCATGAATTGGGATTAAATGTGATTAATTTGAAAGTTTcgggtttaaggactaaattgcagaaagAGTAAAATGTTGGGCTTATAAGCTTAAGGttaattatttgagttatttgaaTTGATTATTTTGATCAAGAAACGAATCAATCAGACTTAAGTTGTGGAAAAGCTAAGTTAACAGATTAATCGTTAGCGTTGCATTCGTAACCATTTTTGTctaagtaagtttgtatgttgaATTAACTTATTAATTCCTGCTTTTGAAGGTATGTTAATTATTATTCATGTTAGGCATAGTTAAATTTGTTGATAAATTGCAATTAATGACTTGGATTAAATTACGGAATTAGTTAAATTGATGAGTATGTTTGAAAAATGAGAAATATATGAATGTATGCTTGAAATGGTACAATGTGAATAAAGATATAAGATTTGAACATGATATGTGGCCCATATGAACCTCGTGAATGCTTAGGATTCAAATGACAAGTCATTAGGGTTATTACAATTCGGGCGCTGGTCTTGGATGTCCTATTGATGGCAtgcctgcatttgttgcggattctccaTAACTCATGTGAGCAACATCGTGTGGTTTAACATCCCgatccacagctcgtgtgagaaAATACAATTACAATTACAAGTACACTTTGTGTGAACATTATTCCTGCGTATCCGACGTTATTCCATTTGGTTCATCAGGTGTTAAATGTATAAAAAGAAACAGAATATACGAAACGGTTATATGGAACTAGACATTGAATGGAGAAATTTATATGAATTATTTAAACGAAATAtgatatacaaaatgattatgtgataaatgtgtaaatgaaatgctaaaaTGAAATATTTAGATGAAATGGTTATACAAAATGTTTATATGGAAATAGATATTTGAAACGGTTATATGAAGTGTTTATATGAATATGGATATGTGAAAAGGGACATTTGAAATGAATACTTAAAATAAAGaagttaaatgttaaatgaatatgtGATGGTTGGTTTATGTACCAAATGTGTTTTTGGGTTTATGTTTGATAACATGATAAAGTTACAtgttttatatatgaatttactAACCTTGTGAGACTTGTGATGTGTATAGGTAATTAATGATATTGAACTATCttgtaaaatgtttaaattacATCCTTTATGGTAAGTTAAAGTTTAAGTTTATTACAAAATTACTAAGCTCTACGCAAGCTTATCTCGTTTTGGTTTTTCTTCTTTGTAGATCGTCAGATTCGAGCTGTTGGTTGGATTACTTATGGAGGTCACACTATCTGTTCAACGATTCGGTATAAATTGTAATTGTTTTGATTTAAGTTATAAGTGGCAAGTACTAGGAGTTTTAAAGTTTACTTGTTCATAATTTTGTTgttttatgttttggttatgaaatgtTGTGAAAGTGTTTATTATTTGGTACTTTTGGCATAGCTTTGTTCATATATGCATAAATGAGTTGAACCATGCCTTGCAAGATTGGTTTGAAATGTGATAAGATGATATTGTTTAGATGATAGTTACATACTTATGATTGATGAATGTGAAATGGTTTAAACTTTGAATTGTGGTGCCAATGATGACACATTGGTTAGGCATTTAGGTTGaatgatacatgatatatatattgacatgttttggtatgttttagtgtGCTTTGAATAGGTGAATATGAATGGAAATGGTATGGCTTGATTTTTAAGTCATCTTTggtgcacacggcctgagacacaggctGTCACACaatcgtgtgccacacacggtcatcccacacgaccatgtggtctaTTCGGTTTTAAGTGTGGATTTTTCACACTGTTTGCAATGATCCAAATTTTAAGGtcatttgaaaattaaattttcgGGTTATAAATTCCGaaaaataaattcataaatatttattagaaatatttacgaagctagtagtgtagttaattagactttggttaagtgaattagcttgaattaaggttaatttagtgaaaggactagattgaatatagtgtaaaGTTCAATTGTAGAATAGAGAAAATTCAAGGGATTAAATTAGCAATTAGGCCATaaggtgacaaatgtatggtaaaaataaataaaatgtgtaaAAATATAAATGGTACACATTTAATAAACATGTGTATTtacttatattataaaataataataataatgattaaaatatattataataatataatataatataataaagtaattaaataaaataaaagaaacaaataaaagaaagaatgaaaaacgaaacagagcagggaaagaaagaaagaaaaagggaaagaaaaagaaaaggaaaatttagggttttggagttccaagcttgattggtaagtcaatttgatcttttttcttgtaattttgatgccTATGGAATCCTAGGAAAGAATACTACTTGAGTTAtattgaaatttagaaagttattgaatttttagatgttcattaagttgaataaatggaagaattaagtgttaatttgatggaaattcaagttagaagtgggagaaggattaaattgtgaaagaaaATATAGGTCTTGCAATAATAGggattgaattgagaaaatgtTATAATTAGTGTTTTATGCTGAAATTTAAGAGTTGGGATAGcttaaaatgataattgaatgaaaatatagggtttattttgaagaaaaagaatggttatggtggaaggactaaattgaaattttagtaaaagttacatggaaattAAAGAATGTGTTGTTAAATAACATATATTggtaattttaaatgttaaattttatgtagccaactTAGCACCGGAAAAACATCATCGAAAAAGGaaaaggagaaagtgaacgacGATATCGAGTAAATtcgagaaattcggtttgtatttctataaactatgcttaatgttttaatacaatgtaattgttatttttttttagttAGAATGTATATGAATAATATGATGGAAACCGTTACTACTATTGTATTGGAATTGAATTACATGTGAATTATTATGGAAAAATATTGAAatgaagtaaaattaaattaagaatGGAAATTTGAAAATTGGAAGTTGACTGAAATCCCTATTAACAATGCCAGGctagttggatatagttggcatgctataggatcAGTGGAGTTAGAGATATTCCGACtctgtgtcgatgagacactttaTGTGTCGCCAGACTGTGACTGTTCCGAATTCGTTCCGAAGAGGTACACTGTACCTAACTATGACTGTGACTGTTTTGGATTTGTTCTGAAAAGGTACTATGTGTACCATGACTGATACTGTTACCCTTATGGTGTATTTCGGCTTCaaccgatgaaacactgtattaTATCCCTAGTGTGTGGGTTGGATTTAGATCCGCGTATCCGTTCAGGTccaagttatgttaataggggtaattgaaAGTACTAAAGACAAAGACTGactactattgattatgtgactgtgacggttatacaagtattgaaacatattgaatgatatgaaaaGTATAAAAAGAATCACTTAAATACATTTAAGAGTTATAAATTAAAGGTAAGTGATGTAGCTAATAAGATTATGAAGTAAAAAGTTATGTTACAAAGTATATACAAAGCTTATTATTAATGATTTAAGTATtattttatagaaataccactgagtgcatactcagcgtacggtttgttttcgtgcgcaggctaggtacgaaagaaagctaaggactcagcatccaagccgatcccggactcaaagtggtgaatacttttcttttggtaaaatggcatgtacctaggttattAAGGTGTTATTTTGTATATGATAGTGTATAAACATGAAAGTTATTGAAGCAtggtatgagatatgcatattttggaagttaaacttaTATGAGTTTGGCTAGTATGTTAATGTGGTACATAATTCTTAAGAGGTATTTAAgggaatgaatgaatatttgataagtttgaatggcataatgaatgatatttgatttaagaactattagtatatgtttgggcatgaaatagatgtgtttaacatgtgaaaatagcttagaaatggtcaaaaatcatgttttcacacggccaagtcacatgggtgtgtgcccaagccgtgtgaatAAGTCAGAATCTAAATGAATTTGCCCATGGCCTAGCCCTACGGCCATGTTGAGCCCCACagccaggccacacgggcatgttccagGCCATACGGGCGtatgcccctatcttcaaggaaaaatttctaaagttatcggtttagtcccaaatcacttctaaaacatatattgggccccgtaggcccatattagagactttatgatgaaatttgttGAATATTGATTTGGAATGTAaagtttatgactcgattttgtataaGCGTTAGTGTATAAGTTCGATAATACCTCGTAGCCCTATTCTGGTAACagcttggggttagggggtgttacatttagtggtatcagagctaatcgggtttagttgattctaggattaAGTCGAGCATGAAAcagagtctagaggtacatgccattgtTATGTTAACTTTGAGTCGAGATTGGATGTTGATTTATATACTGAtaaattaattatgttttatagtgaataaaAGATGTCTGACGAAAGTATCGAGGGTACCGATCAAGAAATGTACAGTAGAGATGAACCATATGATGTAAATGAATCTGAATCTGCAACCCCAAGTGTAAATCCGGTAGGTAACCAACCATCGAATACTGGGAGGGATAATACAAAAGTATTTAGAATGAGTGCTGAAGCTCTTCAAAAAGCGGTAGGAAGTATGCCTGCTATTACTTCTACCCCTGCTACCCGAAGAGCCCCTATTAAGGAACTGCGAAAGTATAGAGCTCCAGAATTTTTGGGATCAAAGGGAACTTATTCAATAACAGCTGAAAATTGGTTAGAGACTACCAAGAAAACTTTAAAGCAATTAGAATGCACACCCCAGGAAAGTTTGGTATGTGTTGTTTCTCTGTTACAAGATGATGCTTATAtatggtgggaatcagtgatTCAGAATATATCAGAAGAATAGGTaaattgggaattctttcaacgaGAATTTCAGAAAAAGTATTTGGGAGAGACATATATGGAAGACCGAAAACAGGAGTTTTTGATGCTTAAACAGAGAGATCTGTCCGTAGTGGATTATGAACGGGAATTTCTAAGACTGAGCAGATATGCAACTAAATTTGTACCGATTGAAGCTGACAGATGCAAGCGATTTCTAAAAGGACTACGAGATGAATTTCAACTGCAATTGATGCCTCTACGGATTACAGAGTTTGTAGATCTAGTAGAAAGAGCTAAAATGATTGAGCAAGTACTGGGGAAGAGTAAAAAGTCTAAAACTGTCCATTCAACTGAAAAACGTCCTGGAAATACTAGTTCAAATCAGCAATTCAAACGATCGAGGGAATCTCGTGGTGGTGGAAGATTTAGTTTAAGATCAGAAAGAGGAGACAGAAGTCGAAAGAGACAACTACTGTATCTATTGGTAGTATCAGAAGTCTAGCTCAGAATACTAAAATTCCAGAATGTGAATATTGTGGAAACAGACATAGAAAAGAATGTAAAAGATTAACTGGGGGTTGCTTCCGATGTGGATCCACTGATCATTTTGTTAAGGATTGCCCGAAGATTGGTAAGGTAGCACCAATGGTATCACAAAGATCTAAATCTGCTTCTAGAGGTCGAGGATCTGGCCAAAGTGGTCCAGTTGCTAAAGGAGGTACTAGAAGAACTAATGAAAATGCTACCCAACAATCTGAAGTAAGAGCTCCGGCCCGAGAATATGTTGTAAGAACTCGAGACGAGGGGGATGCTCATGATGTAGTGACAGGTATATTCTTATTACATTCAGAACCCGTATATGCTTTAATAGATCCAGGATCGTCGTATTCCTATGTTAATACAAAACTAGTTGAGAGGGGAAATTTAAAATCTGAATTGTCTAGAATAATGATAGAAGTGTCTAGTCTATTGGGGCAAACTGTGTTAGTAAATCAAATATGTCGAAGATGTCCGTTAATGATTCAGGATAGAATCTTTTCTATTGATCTGCTGATTATGCCATTCGGCAATTTTGACATTAtgctgggtatggactggttgtcagaacatggagtaattttgaactgttataaaaagaaatttattgTTCAAAATGAAGATGGAAAAcagattgaagtaaatggtataaGGACTAGTGGTTCAGCTCGAATCATTTCTGCAGTTAAAGCTAGTAAGCTTCTTTACCAAAGACGTGCTGCTCTCTTAGCCTATGTTATCAACTCCGATTCAGCTGAGAGTCAGTGCAGTAAAATTCggactgtatgtgaatttcctgatgtgtttcctaaaaaATTGCCTGGATTACCTCTTGATCGTGAAGTTGAATTTGCGATTGAAGTATACTCGGGTACAGATCCAGTGTCAATACCTCTATATCGAATGTCAcctactgagttgaaagagttgaaggtacAATTACAAGACTTATTGGATCGAGggtttatacgacctagtacgtCACCGTGGGGAGCTCTAGTGTTattcgttaaaaagaaagatggttcgatgtggttgtgtattgattaccgacagTTGAACAAGGCGACTGCTAAGAATAAATACCTGTTACctcgcattgatgatttatttgatcaattaaaaggagcttctgtattttcaaaaattgatttgagatcgggatatTATCAGCTGAAGGTTAAGGAGAGTGATGTATCGAATGCAGCATTCCGTAcacggtatggacattatgaagtTTTGGTGATGCCAATTGGGTTAAGAAATGCTCCGGCtgtttttatggatcttatgaatcgaatttttcaaccgtatttggatcagttcgtagtggtttttattgatgacatcttggtatattcgaagtctgaatctgaacatgaacaGCATCTCTGAATTATTTTGCAAATATTGCGAGAGAAACAATTATATGGGAAAttgagtaagtgtgaattttggttaacgGAGGTTGTATTCCTTGGTCATGTAGTATCAGCAGATGGGATAAGAGTAGATCCAAAGAAAATTGAAGCCATATTTTAGTGGAAAGTTCCTAGAAATGTGTCAGATGTACGTAGTTTCCTTGGTTTGGCCggatattatcgaaggtttgtgaatAGATTTTTAAAAATAGCTTTACCAATGACAAAATTACTGCAAAAGAATGTTCCGTTTGTTTGGAGTGAGcagtgtcaaaaaagttttgaaatgttgaagcaaatgttgacagaggcaccagtATTGACTTTGCCAAAGTCGGGAAAAGATTTCgttgtgtacagtgatgcttctttaaatggtCTCGAGTGTGTACTGATGCAAAACGGAAAGGTAATTGTTTATGCTTCGTGACAATTGAAACCCCATGAACGtaattatctgactcatgatctagaattagcagcggtgatttttgctctaaagatttaGAGACATTATCTATATGGTGAGAAATGCTATATCTACACTgacataaaagtctcaagtatcttttgtcatagaaagaattgaatttgagacagcgtcggtggatagaacttttaaaagattatgattgtgttattgactatcatccaggtaAACATTAAGTAGAAAAGCTGCAACTGAGTTGAGAGCAATGTTTCCACAACTCAGTATTGTTGATGATGGAAGTATTTTGGCTGAATTGAGAGTAAAACCAATAATGTTTGATCAAATCAGAACAGCACAGTTAAAAGATCAAAAGTTAATGAAGAAGAGGGAGACGATACAGAATGGTACAACAGATAATTTTAACATTGATGAGCATGATTGTTTGAGATATCAGAATCGACTTTGTATTCCAAATGcttcagagttgaaagagttaatactTCGAGAAGCACATGACAGTTCTTTTACATTACATCCCGGAGGAACAAAGATCTATCGTGATTTATGggaactgtattggtggccaggtatgaagaaagatatagtggaatatgtggctaaatgtttgacttgtcaacgggtaaaggcagaacatcaagttccaacaggattgcttcagcctattaatattcctgaatggaaatgagattGCATCACGATGGACTTTGTAACCGGGTTAccattgtcaacaagtaagaaaaatgctatttgggtgattgttgatcagCTTACAATGTCAACTCATTTTATAGCAGTCAGAACAGATTGGTCACTTCAAAGGTTGGCAGAAACTTATATCCGAGaaattgtaaggttacatggtaTTCTTGTATCGGTAATTTCTGACCGGGATCCACGATTTACATCGAGGTTCTAGAAATAGTTGCATGAGTCTCTCGGTACTCAACTTCATTTTAGTACAACTTTTAATCcatagactgatggacaatcagaacgagttattcagattttagaagacatgctccGAGCTTGTATCATAGATTTTGAATCAGGTTAGGAACATTATTTACTGTTAGCTGAGTTTGTGTATAaaaatagtttccaatcaagtattcaaatggcaccgtatgaagctttgtatggttggATATGTCGATCACCAATGTGTTAGACggaattgaatgaaagaaaagtgaTTGGTCCAGATTTGATCCAAGAAATAGAAAATATTGTTAAAAAGATTCGAGAAAGATTGAAGACAGCTTTTGATaggcagaaatcatatgcagatatgAAACGACGGGACATTGAGTActcagttggagacaaagtgtttcttaaagtttctccttggaagaaaattttgagatttggtcgaaaaggtaaaTTAAGTCTGCGATACATTAGACCGTATGAggttatagaaagaattggaccggtggcatatcgtttagcTCTACCTCCTGAATtacagaagattcatgatgttttccatgtttctatgTTAAGAAGATACCGGTCAGACCCATCTCATGTGATTTCAATTGAAGATATAGAGATTCGACCAGATttgtcatatgaagaagaaccggttaaaATACTAGCACATGAGGTAAAGGAATTACATAATAAACGAGTTcccttagtaaaagtgttatggagaTGTCACAATATtgaagaagcaacatgggaaccggaaGATACAATGAGATCACAGTACCCCCATCTCTTTATagataaatttcgaggacgaaatttattaaggggggagaaatgtaacgacccaaattttaaggtcatCGTAAAATTGAATTTTCGGGTTATAAATTTCGCAAAataaattcgtaaatatttattaaaaatatttacgaagctagtagtgtagttaattagactttggttaagtgaattagcttgaattaaggttaatttagtgaaaggactagattgaatatagtgtaaaGTTTAATTGTAGAATAGAGAAAATTCAAGGGATTAAATTAGCAATTAGGCCATaaggtgacaaatgtatggtaaaaataaataaaatgtgtaaaatataaatggtacacatgtaataaacatgtgtatttacttatattataagaaaataataataatgattaaagtatattataataatataataaagtaattaaattaaataaaagaaacaaataaaagaaagaatgaaaaacgaaacagagcagggaaagaaagaaagaaaaagggaaagaaaaagaaaaggaaaatttagggtttcagagttccaagcttgattggtaagtcagtttgatcccttttcttgtaattttaatgTCTATGGAATCCTAGGAAAGAATACTAATTGAGTTAtattgaaatttagaaagttattgaatttttagatgttgattaagttgaataaatagaagaattaagtgttaatttgatggaaattcaagttagaagtgggagaatgattaaattgtgaaagaaaATATAGGTCTTGCAATAATAGGGATTGAATTGAGAAGATGTTATAATTAGTGTTTTATGCTGAAATTTAAGAGTTGGGATAGcttaaaatgataattgaatgaaaatatagggtttattttgaagaaaaagaatggttatggtggaaggactaaattggaattttagTAAAAGTTACATGAAAATTAAAGAATGTGTTGTTAAATAAtgtatattgataattttaaatgttaaattttatgtagtcaacgtagcaccggaaacatcatcgaaaaagggaaaggagaaagtgaacaAGGATATCGAGTAAATtcgagaaattcggtttgtatttctataaactatgcttaatgttttaatacaatgtaattgttattttttttagttAGAATGTATATGAATAATATGATGGAAACTGTTACTACTATTGTATTGGAATTGAATTACATGTGAATTATTATGGAAAAATATTGAAatgaagtaaaattaaattaagaatGGAAATTTGAAAATTGGAAGTTGACTGAAATCCCTATTAACAATGTcgagctagtcggatatagttggcatgctataaGATCAGTGGAGTTAGGGATATTCCGACtctgtgtcgatgagacactttaTGTGTCGCCAGACTGTAACTGTTCCGGATTCGTTCCGAAGAGGTACTCTGTACCTAACTATGATCGTGGATTTTTTTGATTTGTTCAAAAGGTACTATGTGTACCAAGACCGACATCATT from Gossypium arboreum isolate Shixiya-1 chromosome 1, ASM2569848v2, whole genome shotgun sequence harbors:
- the LOC108481268 gene encoding uncharacterized protein LOC108481268: MSDESIEGTDQEMYSRDEPYDVNESESATPSVNPVGNQPSNTGRDNTKVFRMSAEALQKAVGSMPAITSTPATRRAPIKELRKYRAPEFLGSKGTYSITAENWLETTKKTLKQLECTPQESLKKYLGETYMEDRKQEFLMLKQRDLSVVDYEREFLRLSRYATKFVPIEADRCKRFLKGLRDEFQLQLMPLRITEFVDLVERAKMIEQVLGKSKKSKTVHSTEKRPGNTSSNQQFKRSRESRGGGRFSLRSERGDRSRKRQLLHRKECKRLTGGCFRCGSTDHFVKDCPKIGKVAPMVSQRSKSASRGRGSGQSGPVAKGGTRRTNENATQQSEVRAPAREYVVRTRDEGDAHDVVTDGKQIEVNGIRTSGSARIISAVKASKLLYQRRAALLAYVINSDSAESQCSKIRTVCEFPDVFPKKLPGLPLDREVEFAIEVYSGTDPVSIPLYRMSPTELKELKLKVKESDVSNAAFRTRKAATELRAMFPQLSIVDDGSILAELRVKPIMFDQIRTAQLKDQKLMKKRETIQNGTTDNFNIDEHDCLRYQNRLCIPNASELKELILREAHDSSFTLHPGGTKIYRDLWELYWWPDCITMDFVTGLPLSTSKKNAIWVIVDQLTMSTHFIAVRTDWSLQRLAETYIREIVRLHGILVSVISDRDPRFTSRF